AATAAATATTGTGTTCATAATTtatgcttttgggatttaacccattgcacactaaaccattgttcatgtatgcttttgggatttaacccattttgatatatattcttttataataataatttagatttatcttatttagatttatattgtaaaaaaaatctaagatacaCAAGTTAAGTAGTTCACCATATTTACCCTTAAACCcttaaccccaaaccccaaaccccaaaccccaaatctCAAATCCCAAATCCTAAACCACAAATCCCAAACCATAAATCTCAGactataaaccataaaccatGCATCAACcttaaaagaataaagaaacacTCTATAAAACAAGTTGGAACTAAAACaacaattatttaaaaacaaaaaaacaaaaaaagagttgCAACTTTTTAATAAGAAGATTGATTTACGAATAAAGGAAAACTCActgttttataaaaagaaaatgagttaCAATTAAAAAACGTGGAGAAACAAATGAGTGCAGAGGATTTTCGTtcgtataaataaatatatattttaattaatcagtatagataaatattaaaatagtataaacaaaaaactattaataaaatttaaaggtaaacttatcatttaaaacattttccACAAAATATCCCTTCAATCCATTAAACAATATAACaccttattaatatataaaaaaatattttttatcaaaatcaagatATCTATTATcgataacaataattaattatagggtctaggatttaattattgaatatgatTCACTTGAGATTCACATACTATATACCCATGGCCATTAAACttaaaccataaaaccctaaaccatagaccttaaacctttaatattaaaccttaaacccaaaaataaatttaatcaatattaagtattgcttccataatttattatgaacataagcttttacattaatatctatgtatatacacatcaacatccatatgatgttttttggggtttagagttttaaatgttatagtttagtgtttagatagggtttaggatttaattattgaatatgatTCACTTGAGATTAACATACTATATACCCATGGCCATTAAACttaaaccataaaaccctaaaccatagaccttaaacctttaatattaaaccttaaacccaaaaataaatttaatcaatattaagtattgcttccataatttattatgaacataagcttttacattaatatttatgtatatacacatcaacatccatATGATGTTTTTTGGGGTTTAGAGTTTTAAAGGTTGTAGTTtagtgtttaaggtttaagggttatagattagtgtttatgtttttttggggtttagggttttaggggttatatgacatttagcggcgttttaccgaaagcgctgctaatgctttggtttttagcagcgttttacagaaagcgccgctaattctttagtttttagcggcattttaccAAAAGCACCACTAATgcctggtttttagcggcgttttaccaaaagcgccactaatgctctaGCTTTTAGCAACGTTTTTGGTAAAACACCACTATTGCTATGTTTTTTtagcaaaaacgccgctatttctatatttttagcGTCGTTTTAACacaaaacgccgctattgctctgtgttttacaatttttgctaaagccctattttcttgtagtgtactaaaacgacgtcgttttctttAAACTATACtattttttgcggcattttttggAAACACCGCTAATCTCCTATCCaactaaaacgacgccgttttctttAAACTATACTGTTTTTTGcggtgtttttttttaaaaacgccactaatctcttaatttttatattccgtttttatttgttataatttggtagccataataattaacttatgatagtcaatatttaataatatatctatatTGCatgataactttgaaattttaagtttaaatttcacttaTATAAATTAAGTGCAgaggaattaatttgaattgaattcttCGTTCAATTAATTGTTTagattaatgattttaattattaatactaATGATGATAAATGTTAATATGATGATAATTAgttataatttaatcctaataTTACGAATTAAAGTTTAAAAGATTTATGATCTCTTGCTGATATATGGTACatactaatctttttttttcttttacattttataGAGGTAGATAATTTTcagtttttatcttttaaatatgcttaatatttaatccttatattttaatttctaatataatttggtttctatgtgtttataatgttattaagtagatatagttacctatccatatcaaaatttgttactttatttatttatttatcaatttttttaattctaataattatcaaaatttcaaatggtttagattaaatatttttaaatataaaagcattaattgattgtataaaatttcatcatttaataaatttcaagtaaaccttaaatcctaaaccatttaatatatataaagtttataattttaataatttaaactataatcatatataattttaatatattaagattaatattatctcttttacaattatataagaaatcgtttaatatataaattaaaaaatgataattaatcaaaaccctaaacctctaacccctactcgaccttaaaaccttaaaccctaaactcgaTACCTTAAATCACAATACATATACCTTAGACtctaacccttaaaccataaacccctaacccctaaccacTAACCCCTAAtccttaacccctaacccttaaatctTAAACTATAACTGTTAAACCCTAAAGTACCCTAAACTACATAATTCATAacccttaaaatagtaactcttaCACCTTAAACCCTGAACTACATaccctaaatcataaaccctaaactataatgataattaatttaatattttaaaattaacactatctcttttacaattatataagaaaatatttaatatataaataaaaaacaattagtcatataccaaaaaactttaaaattattttaaataatagtattttaatttctttcatttttattaaatattttcctatgtttttacttttaaaattattctacgtgtcattattttcttttaagaatttaaatattcaattaaaaataaattatacttttagcggcgctttttaaaaacgccgctaatactgacttatagcggcatttttttgaaaaacaccgCTATAGATCGATCTTTTGCGGCgcatttttgaaaaacgccgctataagttagcattagcggtgtttttaagaagcgccgctaaagccactaAAGACGTTGTGTTTGTTTTTTTTGCGGCATTTTCCCTTAAGCGTCTCTAATGGTCAAGCTTTTTATAAGCGCCGCTAATTGTCAACCTATAGCAGCGTTGACgttgaaaagcgccgctaatgctcgtttTTAGTAGTGTTTTTTattcaaacgccactaaaagcgccgttaaaagtctgttttcttgtagtgaaagtttatattaaaattcttgaaggatttaaaatgttagaaacatattgaaattctcgtgaaatttttcatttatatgaattgaaataatgtggtaaatttgacttagtcaatAGTAGATGAAAgagaattataaaatgatccaaaatacctatttgtatttttatagaaggatcatgattaaagtttgttatgattattgttgaaattcttgaagagatcaaaatatgtttccctaaaattttcctatcacttatgattttcaaaagaatggtggtataaatgcttagcaatacATTCACATAGTAATTTGAAAatctagtattcaagattgaatacgtagaatatgaaaAAGTATGTTAAGTTTTCATGAGGGAGAATAAATACGCGTTGTACTCTTTTTTCCTTAGCCGAAGTTTTATCCTATTAAATTTTCTTGGTAAGATTTTTAATGAGGctgcatattatgcgtattatagtactctttttccttcattaagtTTTTATCTCACAagatttttcctaataaggtatTAACGAGGcatattatctaccaatggacatccaataggagtgttataaatatcttattaagtggatatctatcatgatcaaaataaaattttaatttacttttaattctattagttattaaaattagatctctacttcttttatagtTCTTATACCTACTATAAATAAAGATTCTGATGAAACATTATAATATCCCTTTATTCTCTATTTCTCTGATAtttttgtttgttctttattctccccATGAATCTCTCTTCTCTTTATgaatgtaattttaatattttaatatttttatttatgtctttaacggtcaattttattttattttttatgtcttCTATTATTAGCCCACTCGAAAGCCCCACCATTTCAGTCTTGGAACCTAAAAAAGAAGACACCGAAAACCTCACGATTTGGGCTTTGATTTCCTGCCTGAAAGCCTCACAATTATGATCTCGATCTTCGCCTCGAGAACACGTCCAAAAGGGCATGGAATAATTTTTTCAGTTGGGTTTAAAAACAACGCATATAAATTCAacgatttaaacataaaaaaaaaaacacaacataTACCACAATTCTAATATATTACTATATTACCCATTATTTCACAactagagaaaaagaagaagataaaatgaaCACGCACGAAAATCGCAAAGACAAAAGACTTCTCGAAAATGAAAAACACTTAAAAGTACATTTTACAAGCAAGCAAAGTAACCTTCCATGGTTCACATTCATGTCCTACCACCCTCATGAGCCTTGTTTTCGATAGTCTGCCCAGTTTCCTTAGTCTTTTGTCCCACATACCCCACCATATCTTGCATGCCCCTCTTGGCCCGGTCCGCGTCGAGCTGCTCGGTGCCAGTCGCCTGTCTGAAGCGGTTAAATACGTAGGAGAGCGAGGACAGCCCCGTCAACCCGAATGCCCCGGACGACAAGAAACCGGCCACAGCCATGAAGACCGCGATGGCAGCTGGGACCAGAACCGGGCTGAAGATGACGAAGAGTGGCGTTGCCATGCATAGGCCGATGACGGTGCCGGTGAGGGTTAGCCCGGCTAATGCAAGGAGAGTGCCGCCTATGGGAAGGAGGGTGAGGACAGTTAGAACTTGGGTTGTTGATGGTCCGCTTTGATAGTTCGTTCTATCACCACGAACAACCTGGTCAAACGTCCGGTAAGAGCGGTCACGGTCGGCCATTGATGAAAACAGCTTACGAGCTTGCTTAGTTAAGCTAAGTGTGCGGAAAGTGAAAAATAAAGATGGAGAAAGGTGGGGGAGATATTGGGGAGGATGCGAGATGTTTATAAAGGGAGAGACGGGTGTAATATGGAGACACGTAGGGGATGACTTGGTGAGCTGAGGTTTTGCATGAGAAACAAGTTTCAGTGTCGCTTTCCAATTTGaaaagattattattattttatcaacaaTAGAATAGATATGACATATATCTTGATTCAACCtagattatcaaattaaaattaaaatttttatgttacaCTCGATTTGGAGATTTCATCTTCATATGCTTTAATTTGAAATTGTTTGgtgatatttttactattattaataatATGTTGTACTTCAGTTTAAATCACTAATAAATTGAAAACTATGCTAGTCTTGACATgaatttctttttgaaatttcttATATCTTACCCCAGttgttaattttcaaaaaatatatatacgttGACGtggaattaaagaaaaaaattaactaaatgattttttttgaaaagtgaaTGCATGCAGAGCGGTTGGATGTGAGTATGAAGCTGTTATAGTAATTGTTCACCCCAATCTGCTCCACTatagaaataatcattttattgttgtatataaaaactattaaaaaggtaaaaatgtaATGAtgtaatatagaaaaaaattcatatattttaattttttgaagaattatttttgaatatttggttgactttaaaaaattgaaaatattaaaaataagtaacaaaaattaaattgaaacaaaGTAGAGTAGTACTGAGACAGGGTGAGGATGGATGTATCCAAAATCTATGGAAGTGGTAGTGGATTTCAAGATTATGCATCCATAGTGGAGTAGAGTGGGTGGTGAAGCAGAGTATGTCAACTATGCAGTGGTGGTGAATTTAGCAATATTTTCTCTCCCCCATCCTTAAATAAACTCACTACTATGGTTATTTGAATTCAACCGGTTCGAGTGGTTGGATTGGTTGAATTGAAAATATATCATTAAttcaaatttctaaataatatttttacaaaatatgttacattatttttataaaaaaaagaagaagaaaagtttACGCTTTAAACTTAACATCATAGTTTTT
This window of the Gossypium hirsutum isolate 1008001.06 chromosome A09, Gossypium_hirsutum_v2.1, whole genome shotgun sequence genome carries:
- the LOC107888658 gene encoding oleosin 16.4 kDa produces the protein MADRDRSYRTFDQVVRGDRTNYQSGPSTTQVLTVLTLLPIGGTLLALAGLTLTGTVIGLCMATPLFVIFSPVLVPAAIAVFMAVAGFLSSGAFGLTGLSSLSYVFNRFRQATGTEQLDADRAKRGMQDMVGYVGQKTKETGQTIENKAHEGGRT